A segment of the Streptomyces diastaticus subsp. diastaticus genome:
GCCGAACCCGGCTCCCGCGACGAGGGCGAGGGCGCTCAGCGCCGAGCGGATCTTCATGGGGTCCTCCTTGCGTGGCGTGCGGGGCACGCGGCGGTGGGGGGTGCGTGGGGGTGGTGCGGAGGCCGTACGGGGCGGAGCAGAGGCATAGTGCCCGAGTTCTACGCGTGTCACCAGGGGGTCCAACCCACCAGTTCCAGCCAACTCGGGGGCGCACCCCGACCGCGTGCGTCCGCGCGCCACCGAAGCCCGGAACGCGCTCACCGGCACCGGCCGGCCCGGCCCGGCGCCAGAGGGCCTCGGCCAGGGTTCAGCACCCACCCGAGCAGAGATGTTGAAAGTTGAACGGAAACGCGTTACCGTCGAACTCGTTGAACATTCAACAGCTTCTCCCCCGCTCCGGAGTCCGCCCGGAGCACGTCCCCCAAGGAGCACACCATGGGCATCTTCGGCCGCAAGAACGACACCGCCGCGACCGCCGCGACCAGCGCCGTCAACCCGGACCTGGCCGCGCTGACCGGCACCTACACGATCGACCCGGCGCACACCACGATCGGCTTCGTGGCCCGCCACGCCATGGTCACCAACGTCAAGGGCGGCTTCGCCGACTTCACCGGCACGCTGGAGCTGGACGGTGCGGACCCGGCGAACTCCTCCGCCCGGATCGACGTGACCATGGACTCGATCGACACCGGCAACGCCGACCGCGACGGTCACCTCAAGAGCGCCGACTTCTTCAAGACCGACGAGTTCCCGCAGATGACCTTCCGCTCCACGAAGGCGGAGGCGCTCGGCGGGGACGACTACCGGATCACCGGCGACCTGACCATCCTCGGCACCACCCGGCCGCTCTCCATCGACCTGGAGTTCAACGGCGCCGCCAAGGACCCGTTCGGCAACGAGCGCGTCGGTTTCGAGGGCACCGCCTCCATCCTGCGCTCCGAGTGGGGCCTGACCTGGAACGCGGCCCTGGAGACCGGTGGCGTCCTCGTCTCCGACAAGATCAAGCTGGCCTTCGACATCTCGGCGATCAAGAACGCCTGACCCCTCCCGGCCGGGCCGGCCGGACGGCCCCCGGCCCACGGACCCGCAGAACCACAGGGGCACGGGGCCCTGGAGCCCCGAGAGCGCGCCCGCCCTCCCTTCCGGAGGGCGGGCGCTCCTGCGTGCGGCCGGCCGGCGGCGGGCGGCCCGCCCGCCACTCCACCGGTCCGCCGGCACCTCGCCCACCGACGGGGCGCCGCTGGTCGCGAGCGTGGCGAGCCGGCGGACCGAAGCGCCCCGAGGGACAGGCACCGGAGCCCCGCGACTCCACGCCGGCCCGGCACACACGCTCGGCCCTCTGCCCGGCCGGCCACCCCTCTCCGGTCTCACCCGCCGGGGCCGCCGTGCGGCGACGGTCACGCCGCGACCGCCGTGGCGTCCTGACGTCCATGACCGGGGTCACCGTCACGACCGCCATGCCCCGCCGTGAATGCGCTGGTCACGCCCCCGGAACGCCCCGCACGTTCGGGTGACACCAAGGGTGGCGCGGACGGTGCCGGGTAGCTGACGGTCGGAGCCGAGAGGCGGGCGCGTGGGTGTGCGGGCGGAGCGGATGCCGCTCGCCCACCCCGGCCGACGCGCCCTCCGCCGACCCCTCGGCGCCACCCTCCGCCCTCTCCTCACCGCTCCCCGCCGGGGTCGTCCCCCCGCTCCGTACGGGGGTGGCCCGGAGAGGGCGGTCCGGGGGGTGCCGCGTCGGGGCGCGGCGCGGGACGGCGGCGCGCTACCCGGCCGCGGTCTCCGGGACGCGGTAGCCCGGCACGGAGGGCCAGCGCACCGTCATGACGACCGACGGCTCCTCGGCCTCCCAGGAGTGGTCGACGCCCTTGCCCCAGATCACGTACTGCCCCTGTTCACTCAGGACCACGTCCCGGCCGGGGAACTCCATGCGGAAGCGGCCGCTGACGAGGACGAGCAGCGCCTGCCGTTCCTCGCCCCGCACCCAGGCGGCGCGTCGGTCGCCGGCCTCGTGGACGCCCCATTTGATCTCCACGGCCTCGTTGTGGCGCGGGTCGTCCGGCGCCTTGAAGTGGCCCATGATCCACCCGGCGTCCAGCGCGGCCTCCGTGGGGGCGTCACCCACGTACACGTTCTCGCTCATCCTCCGGACGGTAGTACACGTGAGGGTGGTCTCCCCGGGGGCTGGAGGGTGGCCGGGCCGGGGCGGCTTTGGTTGGCTGGGGTGGTCCTGCTGACGCGTTGTACGACTGAGGGGGTTGAGGGACGTGAGGAGCACAGCGGAGGTCTCCGTGGCGGCCGTGATCGAGGCGGAGCCGAAGGCGGTCTACGAGCGGGTCGCCGACGTGGCGTCGATGGGCCGGTGGAGTCCGGAGTGCGTGCGGACGGCGGCGGGCGTCGGGCCCGCACCGGTGGGCGCCGAGTTCAAGGGTGTCAACAAAGGCCCGAGCGGGCGCAGTTGGTCGACGCGCTGCCGGGTGATGGTGGCGCGGCCCGGTGAACGGTTCACCTTCCGGGTGCGGTTCTGGGGGATGC
Coding sequences within it:
- a CDS encoding YceI family protein; amino-acid sequence: MGIFGRKNDTAATAATSAVNPDLAALTGTYTIDPAHTTIGFVARHAMVTNVKGGFADFTGTLELDGADPANSSARIDVTMDSIDTGNADRDGHLKSADFFKTDEFPQMTFRSTKAEALGGDDYRITGDLTILGTTRPLSIDLEFNGAAKDPFGNERVGFEGTASILRSEWGLTWNAALETGGVLVSDKIKLAFDISAIKNA
- a CDS encoding signal peptidase I produces the protein MSENVYVGDAPTEAALDAGWIMGHFKAPDDPRHNEAVEIKWGVHEAGDRRAAWVRGEERQALLVLVSGRFRMEFPGRDVVLSEQGQYVIWGKGVDHSWEAEEPSVVMTVRWPSVPGYRVPETAAG
- a CDS encoding SRPBCC family protein; the encoded protein is MRSTAEVSVAAVIEAEPKAVYERVADVASMGRWSPECVRTAAGVGPAPVGAEFKGVNKGPSGRSWSTRCRVMVARPGERFTFRVRFWGMPVATWDYRFRPVGDGTATEVTETAVDQRNRLLWFLGSAVSGVWDRSAHNAETMRRTLERLRETLEAERRTG